The genomic region CGCCCTGTGGCGCCTCCTCCTCGCCCTGCACGTGGCCCTGGCCCACAAGCCGGCCCGGCTGCCCCTGGTGGGCCGCAAGCCCTTCGTGGCGGCCTGGAACGCGCCGCTGGACATGTGCGCCATCAAGTACAACGTCCACATCGACCCGGCGCGCCTCTTCCACATCCACGGCAGCCCCCGCGCCGACTGGACCGGCCAGAACGTCACCATCTTCTACGCCAACCGGCTGGGCTACTACCCGCGCTACACGGCGCGGGGCGAGGCGCTGCACGGCGGCGTGCCGCAGAACGGCAGCCTGGACGTGCACCTGTTCAAGGCCTACCGCGACATCGCCCACTTCATCCCCGCCGAGGACTTCCGCGGCCTGGCCGTCATCGACTGGGAGTACTGGCGCCCGCAGTGGAGCCGCAACTGGCACGCCAAGGACGTCTACCGGAAAAAGTCGCGGGAGCTGACCGCCAAGGCGTACCTCAACGTGACGGCGGCGCAGGTGAGCGCCGAAAAAGTCGACCCTCGTGAGAATCGCGATTGTCATTTAAGACGATTCGGAATTGATTTCAACTCTTTCGAAcccaaaaacgtctaaatacgttttttaatactttgtccttccctcccaaaaacatgttaacatgttttgttttttatatttttttatgcaagagcataaaggctttgatacagcatcTGACATAAAGagctggcttaaagcaatggtagtatttaaaaaaataaaataaaataaaaaaaacagccagcaggtggctgaTCATcccaggccatgttgcaacaagctctttttgacagtgttttcaccaggaatgttcagaatcgattttaactCTTTCAAACCCAAAGACGAGTAAATACGTTTTCAATACTTTgaccttccctcccaaaaaaacatgtttacacgtttgtttgtttttttaatatatttttttatgcaagatcatgcagaaggctttgatgcagcttctgacataaaGAGCTGGCTTAATGTAATggtagtgataaaaaaaaacaaaacaaaaaaaaaaacaggcagcagatggcagaagagtataagagatcatccaaaactatgttgcaacaagctcttgttgacagtgttttcaacaggaatgtgaatatcttcgctatattataatgataattgcagcaattgaatttattttgttgtatttttattatttcatttatatttattttaatcgtaTTTTTTGTTATCaacaaattaaatttatttcgatttattattattattattttatgttattattattatttgtaatttttattttattttatttttttaaatgttattatcCAATGGAATTTTCCCTCCTTGTTGCTTTTGAGGTGGAGCATCTGTCCCAGCGCCGCTTCGAGAAGAGCGCCCGCGCCTTCATGCAGCGCACGCTGCAGCTGGGCACGCGCATGCGCCCCGGCGGCCTGTGGGGCTTCTACCTCTACCCGGACTGCCACAACTACAACCTCCACGAGGACGGCTACAGCGGCCTGTGCCCTCTGCTGGAGAGCGCGCGCAACGACGAGCTGCGCTGGCTGTGGAACAGCAGCACGGCGCTCTACCCGTCGGTGGCCATCCGCAAGGCGCACGGCAACAGCGTCGGCAGCCTGCGCTTCGCCCGCCACCGCGTGCGCGAGGCGCTCCGCGTGGCCGCGCTCACCTCCAACCGCTACGACATCCCCACCTACGTCTACCTGAGGCTGGGATACCGCGACCAGCCGCTCACCTTCCTCACCACGGTGGGTCACGCTTTCACCTCGTTGTTAAGAAGGGGCGGGGGGGACCCACGTCATCACTTTCTGGAcaatgtttcattttgacaagaaatttgaatggagtcttttgactaaaattcattcaagttttagtcataatttgattgaattttgttttttaatccagttttagtcgacaaaaagagaaattttagtcgaggaaaaaaaaagagcaattttagttgacgaaaaaagagcaattttagtcaacgaaaatgagaaattttagttgacgaaaaaaagcaattttagtcgaccaaATTGACagtaaaactaacggaaaaaactaactaaaattcaagaaacaatttcgttcacgaaataaaatgaaaacaaaattgttataaaaaaaacaaaaaaaacaaactgaaactgcattttatgtttacaaaactaattatagcaaaaatgtcatttgttttagtcttaGTAAAACgcgtgagcctttggggatgattttaaatacgaTTTGAAGTAGATTCATTTTGGcatgaaccggaataaggacctttgaaagtgtgtcacacagaagtgatgtcatctagcagcagccaatagaaacgcaccaaaagatgatgtcgctcccatgaggtttctttttttttttttttttttttttaattatattgcgcacaagtaagacacgtttttaaaaactaaaactaacactgaaacaaactaaactaaaactaagcatttattaaataactaaaactaataaaaactaacagaaccaacctgaaaactaactcaatttaaaaaacaaaactcaaaatgaaataaaaatgaactgaaaacaaaattccaaaaccataataataaccctgctcACGTCCAGGCGAGTTTTGGCACCACTGTTTTGTCGCAATattactagagctgtcaaaattaatcaattacttgacaagtaatcgattatcaaatgaaTTGACAACTCTTTCCTATCTGCTAAGCAGCaacatgctaaatgctaagtgCTTCATTTCCATTTTGAATTATGGAACGCAAGCTACAAGTGATAACAATATAACAGatcaagtccttttttttttttccatacgaAGCGTGTGTTGGACTGaattttgtttcaaaatcaaattaaaaaaaatttaaaaatgacaccaaaacaACTTGCCCACATGCTAATTTGctacatgctaaatgctaagtgTCATGCTAACCTGGACCTTGCCGTTGTCGTCCGCGCAGAAGGATCTCGTGCACACCATCGGCGAGAGCGCAGCGCTGGGAGCCGCCGGCTTCGTCATCTGGGGCGACCTCAACTTGACCACATCTCGGGTGAGGAGCGCAACTAATTACCCATGATGCACTGCACCCTCCGATTGCGTCCAGTCCTCGCAAGGTCTTACCGCACTTTCTGAAAGTAAACGAGATTCAAATCCTCACAAATAGCTTCACACCCAGTTTacaatatacacaaaaaaaaaatgctggcatcaaataaatgaaatagtGAAATTCTGACACTCATTATCATTgccattaaaaattttaaatcgGGGGTGTGGGGGCCAATGGATTGAATAAGTAGGGTGTCAAGTACAAAACCAAAAATTGAAGATCAGGGAAAATACTGCAAACAAGCATTTCTAGCGAGTTAGCTAGCTTGaatctagctatctatcttgaatctatatctatatctagctagcaggtagctagctagatgTATAGatgtatagatagatagatgtatAGATAGATGTATAGatgtatagatagatagatagatagaaagaaagaaagtgtgGACTCTCCCTATAGTTTTCGATGccatgctgccatctagtggacataACATGACTCTTTTGGCCGTTCCAAGGAGGCTGCTGAGCGTTGAAAAAATTTTTCATGACGTTCAATGAGATGAAATTGTCTTTAGTTAGAAGAGTCAGCCGTCTCGAGAGGATTAGTTACACTGTTTAGTCATCTGAGTGCAGTCTTTCTTGTGGACGTCGTTTCTTTCTTGTAGCGTCTGGAATTGTTTTGGAAGTCAGACAGCGGGCGCAcgcgaacaacaacaacaaagctttGCCTCACATCTTCTTCTGATCGTTCAACAATTttggttaaaagaaaaaaaaaaatagatgaatgaAATTCCAGTCTGGCATTCCCACGTTTCCAATGTCATGTCGCCAGTCGATGTCTGGTGGCAAAAGTATGGTGGTCGTGaagtgcaaaagcacaaaaaaaaaaaaaacactacagcaaatcaaaaatcacatcaaTGAAAAGGTAATCACAAACATAAACTAGAAAAAATTTCCagggaaattttggatgtgactgctgactcttgcaagttGGAAAGCCGCATGCagtgaacagtttgccaaatcctgttgaaatcaggccacttcctgttgaaatcaagtcagttctgggtcacttcctgttgcaatcaggtcacttcctattgattttagcccacttccgggtcacttcctgttgaaatcaagtcagttctgggtcacttcctgttgcaatcaggtcacttcctattgattttagcccacttccgggtcacttcctgttgaaatcaagtcacttcctgttgaaatcaggtgacttcctgttgaaatcaggtcacttccgggtcacttccgtatgaaatcaagtcacttcctgttgaaatcaggtcacttcctgttgaaatcaggtcacttccgggtcgcTTCCGTATGAAATCAAGtcccttcctgttgaaatcaggtcacttcctgttgaaatcaggtcacttccgggtcgcTTCCGTATGAAATCAAGtcccttcctgttgaaatcaggtcacttcctgttgaaatcaggtcacttccgggtcacttccgtatgaaatcaggtcacttcctgttgaaatcaggtcacttccgggtcgcTTCCGTATGAAATCAAGtcccttcctgttgaaatcaggtcacttcctgttgaaatcaggtcacttccgggtcgcTTCCgtatgaaatcaagtcacttcctgttgaaatcaggtcacttcctgttgaaatcaggtcacttccgggtcgcTTCCgtatgaaatcaagtcacttcctgttgaaatcaggtcaatctCTAGGTGTGTGATTTGTGGATCTTTTCCCCACTTcttcattcattcctatgggactttttggcgttttttgggggggaattgcATCGCCATGGTAAATTGgaattccaaaaaaaacaattccccaccgagtcagatcgagccgcatcttttgatacctcatttatgccggtacgttcaacggttccGGCCGTATTTGGTCTGAAAATTTccggtaaataaagaaaaataataagtgGCATTTTGTCGGATAGTATGTGCCTGCTTTGATTCGCAAGCGGCAGCTCCGCTAACTgctttgctccgcagcagtcacataatcagaaaaacacaaacagaaccccccccaacaaaactcacaaaaaaaggtaatcaAACACcaatcaacaaacaaaaaacacaacaacaacaacaaatgtaatCTTAAAGCCATCCAAAGTTATGCCATGAAGACAATAATCGAAGTGTGGATGctgctgttttttccccccttttagcACAACTGCACTAAGGTGCGCTGGTTTCTGAACAACCGGCTGGGCCAGTACATCACCAACGTGACGCGGGCCGCCGAGTCGTGCAGCCACTTCCTGTGCCAGAACAACGGACGCTGCGTCCGCCGCAACCCCGGCGCGCGACACTACCTCCACCTCAGAGCCGCCTCCTACAAGATCCGCCCGGCGGCGGAGGGCGACGGCGGAGGCTTCGCCGTCAGCGGGCAACACTCGCCCGCGGACCTCCGGCAGCTCCGGGAGCACTTCCGGTGTCACTGCTACGAGGGCTACCAGGGGGAGCGCTGCGATAACGCCAACGAGGTGCGGGAggacgacgacggcggcggcggcgaggacGAAAAGGAGCGGCGGAGGACCGAGTGGGAGGACGAGCAGCGGATGCAGGCGGAAGAGGGACGCAGCCGGGCGTCGCCCGCCCTCAGCCGCGCTGGACTTTTGACTCTCGCGATACTTCTGCTGAACTTTTGGGAAACTCTCGACTCGTTCGGATGTTTGCTAGCGTGCTAACACTGATGCTAGCATGATAACGTCGGGTGATCGCAATGCAGCTAACAAAAGAATGTAATGACTTGAAATCAAAACGTGCTCTAAAACACCAACGGGCGATGAACCCTCAACTCTTGGCGGCAGTTAGGGAACGAGACTTGACACAAATAGCAAAATTTGCTCAACTTCAAATATGTTGTACCTACGTTAAGAGACCAAATCGGTGATTCTCAAAACTTTTGACACCAAGTAATGCTGCATTGGAGGATGGTCGGAAccggtttttcccagttccgacctgaaggcgttcgaggcaaaagtaaacaaccaaaatggcggatagtggtattgttttttattttggttcttaaaagtCATGTTTGACCTCCAGCAGACTTATCCTCCCATAATTTTGCTTACTTATtacttttatcttatttcatgagcattccatacaattaaatagtataattttaTGCCAGGAGATAGCGGCCTGCTATTGCTAACACAGCTAGCAGCGCTAATGAAACACAGCACCAACACCgtgattctctttttttttttttttacacatccaAAAATGTAACTTGTTGACTTTTCTTGGCCAGCCAATGTGAGCTGATGAAGCTAAAAGATGTCAAAAATGTTAGTTTCTTCGACCACTCGTCGGAGCTTCTGGTGCTAGCGGTTAGCTATTATAAGCTAATGATTCTGTTGCCAAAGAACAACACCAAAAAACAAGTGCTTTTCTTATCCTAAAATGTTTAGTGATCGCTTCTGTGGAGCGGTCCTGTTGAGCGAGTGatgctaaaaacaacaaaaagttagcgtgtgtttatgatttttttaacaataagctCTTTTACTTGACGTGAAGTTTGATATACTGGTGCCTCCGTGGTGAGGCGAAACTTCTCATTTTCTAACCCTTTACTGTACTCCGTCTTATTAGCATAACCAAATTTGATCGTATCCTTGCGACTGAAATAGCGCTTCCTTATTTAGTGGAACTGAATTTCCTAGCGTCAATGTAGCTGCGACACACTTGAAGGATGTCGTCGACGTCGGCACATAGCCGAGCTCGAGTCGTGACTCGGCGCTTTTCTGCGGTTCTTAACTTCCTCCTCTTCAAACGTTCAACAAGCAAGCGCGTGCGAACTGGTCAGGatacctccgccaaggcttTCATAACCATCCTGAATTAGATTGTCATCAAATTAAATACTCTCATTCGTGCTGGCAAAGtcaagaaataaaaagtagctAGCTACTGTTGCTAAACTCATCCGCGTTGTCCGAACTTTTGTCATCAACATTCTCGTGTTGTTAATTGTAAAACGTTTCAGATTTCAACTTAATTTAGAGCTCGTCCCACCACAAAAATGGTGAT from Festucalex cinctus isolate MCC-2025b chromosome 3, RoL_Fcin_1.0, whole genome shotgun sequence harbors:
- the LOC144016531 gene encoding hyaluronidase-4-like: MPAGPAGGRPPSAQPAVPLALALWRLLLALHVALAHKPARLPLVGRKPFVAAWNAPLDMCAIKYNVHIDPARLFHIHGSPRADWTGQNVTIFYANRLGYYPRYTARGEALHGGVPQNGSLDVHLFKAYRDIAHFIPAEDFRGLAVIDWEYWRPQWSRNWHAKDVYRKKSRELTAKAYLNVTAAQVEHLSQRRFEKSARAFMQRTLQLGTRMRPGGLWGFYLYPDCHNYNLHEDGYSGLCPLLESARNDELRWLWNSSTALYPSVAIRKAHGNSVGSLRFARHRVREALRVAALTSNRYDIPTYVYLRLGYRDQPLTFLTTKDLVHTIGESAALGAAGFVIWGDLNLTTSRHNCTKVRWFLNNRLGQYITNVTRAAESCSHFLCQNNGRCVRRNPGARHYLHLRAASYKIRPAAEGDGGGFAVSGQHSPADLRQLREHFRCHCYEGYQGERCDNANEVREDDDGGGGEDEKERRRTEWEDEQRMQAEEGRSRASPALSRAGLLTLAILLLNFWETLDSFGCLLAC